The Sebastes fasciatus isolate fSebFas1 chromosome 13, fSebFas1.pri, whole genome shotgun sequence genome includes a region encoding these proteins:
- the rpl27 gene encoding large ribosomal subunit protein eL27 codes for MGKFMKPGKVVMVLAGRYAGRKAVIVKNIDDGTTDRPYSHALVAGIDRYPRKVTTTMGKKKIAKRSKIKAFVKVFNYNHLMPTRYSVDIPLDKTVVNKDVFRDPALKRKARREAKVKFEERYKTGKNKWFFQKLRF; via the exons ATGGGCAAGTTCATGAAGCCTGGGAAGGTGGTGATGGTCCTAGCTGGACGCTACGCAGGGCGTAAAGCTGTCATCGTCAAG AACATTGATGATGGCACAACCGACCGTCCTTACAGCCACGCTCTGGTCGCAGGCATCGACCGCTATCCCCGTAAGGTGACCACAACCATGGGCAAGAAGAAGATCGCCAAGAGGTCCAAGATCAAGGCCTTCGTCAAGGTTTTCAACTACAACCACCTCATGCCAACCAG ATACTCTGTGGATATTCCTCTGGACAAAACTGTCGTCAACAAGGATGTCTTCAGGGATCCTGCTCTCAAGCGCAAAGCCAGACGGGAGGCCAAGGTCAAGTTTGAGGAGAG GTACAAGACGGGCAAGAACAAGTGGTTCTTCCAGAAGCTCAGATTCTAA